A stretch of the Chelonia mydas isolate rCheMyd1 chromosome 5, rCheMyd1.pri.v2, whole genome shotgun sequence genome encodes the following:
- the LOC102946389 gene encoding C-C motif chemokine 19 — protein sequence MELVRSVAFFGLMVLSLWTFLPVSSSNDALDCCLRTSQVPIPRKIVLDYEVQWIHNGCPIHAVVFITVRGKQLCAPPHAHWVQRLTERLDSVNRAKNKLWSK from the exons ATGGAGCTGGTTAGGAGCGTGGCTTTCTTCGGTCTGATGGTCCTCTCCCTGTGGACCTTCCTGCCAG TGTCCAGCAGCAACGATGCCCTGGACTGCTGCCTGAGGACGAGCCAAGTCCCCATCCCCCGCAAAATCGTGCTGGACTACGAGGTGCAGTGGATCCACAACGGCTGTCCCATCCACGCCGTGGT GTTTATCACCGTGAGGGGCAAGCAGCTCTGCGCCCCTCCCCATGCCCACTGGGTACAGCGGCTCACCGAGAGGCTGGACAGTGTGAACCGGGCCAAG AACAAACTCTGGAGCAAGTAG